One Kiritimatiellia bacterium DNA window includes the following coding sequences:
- a CDS encoding PhoH family protein encodes MKKNFILDTNVLLHEATAIQRFKDNNVIIPLKVIEEIDHFKKDQTELGRNARHVSRLLDELRQYGKLNKGVDLPGGGQLRIAFPGPTYKNGLSADDQILELAMQLSKQEPLPCIVVTKDINLRLKADALGLDAEDYESDRVDISELYTGHTELTVPADVLEAFRRDGKVDPPAQAALSPNEYVMLRSEADANHTVLVRFDGETKSLVPLIPSPDEIKPVQPRNKEQHYAIDALLNDNIKVVTIIGKAGTGKTLLAVAAAVYKTLHEKRYRRMLICRPTVPMGKDIGYLPGTVEEKLNPWMQPIYDALDFLSTGGRIWKRSRDGLARDDDDRVGIEPLTYIRGRSIPNQYIVVDEAQNLTPLEAKTVLTRVGPGTKIVLTGDIYQIDNPFLDSMSNGLTSIVEKFRPYNVAAHIVLGRGVRSEVAELAANLL; translated from the coding sequence ATGAAGAAAAACTTCATTCTCGACACCAACGTTCTTCTACACGAGGCCACTGCCATCCAGCGGTTCAAGGACAACAATGTCATCATCCCGCTAAAGGTCATTGAGGAAATCGACCATTTCAAAAAAGACCAGACGGAGCTGGGCCGAAACGCCCGTCATGTTTCGCGCCTCCTCGATGAGCTGCGGCAATACGGCAAGCTCAACAAGGGCGTCGACCTTCCGGGAGGTGGCCAGTTGCGGATCGCCTTCCCGGGTCCGACGTACAAAAACGGCCTGTCGGCTGATGACCAGATTCTGGAACTGGCGATGCAACTGTCGAAACAGGAGCCGCTTCCCTGCATTGTAGTTACGAAGGACATCAACCTCCGGCTCAAGGCCGATGCGCTCGGGCTGGACGCGGAGGATTACGAGAGCGACAGGGTGGACATCTCCGAGCTGTACACCGGCCACACGGAGCTGACCGTCCCGGCCGATGTGCTCGAGGCGTTCCGACGCGACGGGAAGGTCGACCCGCCAGCACAAGCCGCGCTCTCACCCAATGAGTACGTCATGTTGCGGTCTGAGGCGGATGCGAATCACACCGTCCTGGTTCGATTCGACGGCGAAACGAAATCTCTCGTGCCGCTGATTCCCAGTCCCGATGAGATCAAACCGGTCCAGCCCCGAAACAAGGAGCAGCACTATGCGATCGACGCGCTGCTCAATGACAACATCAAGGTTGTGACCATCATCGGCAAGGCGGGCACTGGCAAAACGCTGTTGGCGGTGGCCGCTGCGGTCTATAAGACGCTACACGAAAAACGCTATCGTCGAATGCTGATCTGCCGACCCACCGTACCGATGGGGAAGGACATCGGCTATCTGCCCGGCACTGTGGAGGAGAAACTGAATCCGTGGATGCAGCCGATCTACGACGCGCTGGATTTCCTATCCACCGGCGGCCGAATCTGGAAACGCAGCCGCGACGGACTCGCCCGAGACGACGACGACCGCGTTGGGATCGAGCCGCTGACCTACATCCGGGGTCGCAGCATTCCTAACCAATACATCGTCGTGGACGAGGCACAAAACCTGACGCCGCTGGAGGCCAAGACGGTCCTCACGCGCGTGGGACCCGGCACCAAAATCGTGCTGACCGGCGATATCTATCAGATCGACAATCCGTTTCTCGACAGCATGTCCAACGGCCTGACTTCGATTGTTGAAAAATTCCGCCCCTACAACGTGGCGGCGCATATCGTCCTCGGCCGAGGGGTTCGTTCGGAAGTGGCCGAACTTGCCGCAAACCTCTTGTGA
- a CDS encoding magnesium transporter CorA family protein, producing MIRSFVFSNGKLVAQDPGLDFIRVMLIEEDAQIWIDMEQSTPEENRLLLEEVFNFHPLAIEDCVSVSEQPKVEEYEGYLFLVMHAVDYVASEHRFETHELNIFIGKNFLVSYHDRPLRSVAQTIDRVMKNAAAVARAPDRLTYTLLDFLLDSYNPAIERLSMEIAEMERNLLKTSGDDFLLHVLRLKAEVARLRSILSPQRDVIGRIARGEFKIIRSHLLPYFRDLHDTLVRLGHQADSYRDSLTNLMTLQINAQQNEINKVVKVLTVLATLALPIIVITSFYGMNLQHYPNEESHDWKGAYVYIFVLNAILTGIIYVILRFKRWM from the coding sequence ATGATCCGGTCATTCGTTTTCAGCAACGGCAAGCTCGTCGCCCAGGACCCTGGTTTGGACTTTATCCGGGTCATGCTGATCGAAGAAGACGCGCAAATCTGGATCGACATGGAGCAATCGACGCCGGAAGAAAACCGGCTTCTCCTCGAGGAGGTTTTCAATTTCCACCCTCTTGCAATCGAGGACTGCGTATCGGTTTCTGAACAGCCCAAGGTCGAGGAATACGAGGGCTATTTATTTCTGGTGATGCACGCGGTCGATTACGTGGCTTCGGAGCATCGGTTTGAGACTCACGAGCTCAACATCTTTATCGGCAAAAATTTTCTCGTCTCTTACCATGATCGCCCGCTTCGCAGTGTCGCGCAGACCATCGACCGCGTGATGAAAAATGCGGCGGCCGTCGCGCGCGCTCCGGACCGGCTCACCTACACACTTCTGGACTTTCTGCTCGACAGCTACAATCCCGCCATCGAGCGGCTTTCGATGGAAATCGCAGAAATGGAGAGGAATCTCCTAAAAACCAGCGGCGACGATTTCCTGCTGCACGTATTGAGGCTAAAGGCGGAAGTGGCGCGGCTTCGGTCGATCCTGAGTCCGCAGCGCGATGTCATCGGGCGGATCGCGCGGGGCGAGTTCAAGATCATCCGGTCACACCTCTTGCCCTATTTCCGCGACCTCCACGACACACTCGTTCGGCTGGGGCACCAGGCCGATTCCTATCGCGATTCGCTTACGAACCTGATGACCCTCCAGATCAACGCCCAGCAGAACGAGATCAACAAGGTTGTGAAGGTCCTGACCGTCCTGGCCACGCTTGCGCTGCCGATCATCGTGATCACCAGTTTTTACGGCATGAATTTGCAGCACTATCCAAACGAAGAATCGCACGACTGGAAGGGAGCGTATGTGTATATATTTGTGCTCAATGCGATTTTGACGGGAATTATCTACGTCATTCTTCGTTTCAAACGGTGGATGTAG
- a CDS encoding nucleotide sugar dehydrogenase, translated as MPKKNASDREIVGIVGLGYVGIPLAIAFSKITEVVGYDIRDVRVEELRSGRDHTGEADPKDLKHPNLTFTSDPHDLARCTTIIVAVPTPVNLAKEPDLDPLIHSSEMIGKVMRRGTMVVYESTVYPGVTEEICLPILEKYSGLKLGEFDLAYSPERVNPGDKEHTVSNVVKVVSGHNEKALKRCAALYRQIVKAGLHLASNIKTAEAAKVIENVQRDLNIALMNELSKIFARMGIDTYEVIEAASTKWNFHKYHPGLVGGHCIGVDPYYLTHRALMLGYHPEVILAGRRINDSMGPYVGELCIREMVAAGRLPKEANVWVLGMTFKENVPDFRNTKAEDVVTYLRGFGCHVTAWEPLGTPEILKRKFNLETTTPEQARDIDAIVVINKHNAFKKLKLKDLRAVCRTPVLVDIKKFFSRDQAVKLGFRYVSL; from the coding sequence ATGCCGAAAAAAAACGCCTCGGACCGGGAGATCGTAGGAATTGTTGGCCTCGGGTATGTGGGAATCCCGCTTGCGATCGCCTTTTCGAAGATCACGGAGGTCGTCGGGTATGACATTCGGGACGTGCGGGTTGAGGAGTTGCGGTCGGGCCGCGACCATACCGGCGAGGCCGACCCGAAAGACCTCAAGCATCCAAACCTGACGTTCACAAGCGACCCGCACGACCTGGCTCGTTGCACGACGATTATCGTCGCGGTCCCAACGCCCGTGAATCTGGCAAAGGAGCCGGACCTGGATCCCTTGATCCACTCGTCGGAGATGATCGGCAAGGTGATGCGGCGCGGCACCATGGTCGTATATGAAAGCACGGTCTATCCCGGCGTGACGGAAGAAATCTGTCTGCCGATTCTAGAGAAGTATTCCGGGCTGAAGCTGGGCGAGTTTGACCTCGCCTACTCTCCGGAGCGCGTGAATCCAGGCGACAAAGAGCACACAGTTTCGAACGTGGTCAAAGTCGTCAGCGGCCACAACGAAAAAGCGTTAAAGCGATGCGCAGCTCTTTACCGCCAGATTGTGAAGGCGGGCCTGCACCTGGCCTCGAACATCAAGACGGCTGAAGCCGCGAAGGTTATCGAGAACGTGCAGCGCGATCTCAACATCGCGCTGATGAACGAGCTGTCGAAGATTTTCGCGCGAATGGGCATAGACACCTATGAGGTAATCGAGGCGGCCTCAACGAAGTGGAATTTCCACAAATATCACCCCGGTCTGGTCGGCGGCCACTGCATCGGGGTGGATCCGTATTATCTGACGCACCGTGCGCTGATGCTGGGCTATCACCCCGAGGTTATTCTCGCCGGCAGGCGCATCAACGATTCGATGGGCCCATATGTCGGGGAATTGTGCATCCGGGAAATGGTGGCCGCAGGGCGGCTGCCCAAGGAGGCGAATGTCTGGGTGCTCGGAATGACGTTCAAGGAAAATGTGCCAGATTTCCGCAACACCAAGGCGGAGGACGTCGTGACCTATCTCCGCGGGTTCGGCTGCCACGTTACCGCCTGGGAACCTCTCGGAACCCCGGAAATTCTCAAGCGAAAATTCAATCTGGAAACGACGACTCCGGAGCAGGCACGCGATATTGACGCCATCGTAGTGATCAACAAGCACAACGCCTTCAAAAAACTGAAGCTGAAAGATCTTCGTGCGGTCTGCAGGACACCTGTCCTTGTAGACATTAAGAAGTTTTTCTCTCGAGACCAGGCGGTCAAACTTGGATTTCGATACGTCTCGCTTTAG
- a CDS encoding iron-sulfur cluster assembly accessory protein codes for MAIYISDKAKAELIKLEATGPNFLRISVVAGGCSGMTYSACIDNTLSDTDQILFEENGLRVVADPHSAMFLDGLQIDYSDDLIASGFRFKNPRAVKACGCGASFSV; via the coding sequence ATGGCGATTTACATCAGCGACAAGGCAAAAGCCGAACTGATCAAGCTCGAGGCAACCGGCCCAAATTTTCTGCGCATTTCGGTTGTGGCCGGCGGTTGCTCGGGAATGACGTATTCCGCCTGCATCGACAACACGCTTTCCGATACAGACCAAATTTTGTTTGAAGAAAACGGCCTCCGAGTTGTGGCCGACCCGCACAGCGCGATGTTTCTAGACGGTCTACAGATCGATTACTCCGACGATCTGATTGCGTCCGGTTTTCGGTTCAAGAATCCCAGGGCAGTCAAGGCCTGCGGGTGTGGCGCGAGCTTTTCGGTTTAG
- a CDS encoding terpene cyclase/mutase family protein, with product MKISIACLALASASIATADESPILLRTLQPAAGVSESLAREAISARDRAVRWLIRQQAPEGYWSNPDFPALTALPVWALVRHGARSEPAVERGVQYILSCVNENGSICKTPREERRGGGLCNYNTAIAMVALYEVGREDLIPVVQRARQFIAGTQHFGDDIYYGGMGYDEATGRPYADLSNSYIAYEAMRLTERVEELRRQGEARADLNWEAARRFIERVQNRPESNDQPWASDDPAEYGGFAYKPDSSMAGSYTNEAGQVRLRSYGSMTYAGLLSFIYAQVDKSDPRVQSAFEWALKYWNLDENPGMGQQGLYYYYQTLAKALAIMNQDVLHLADSRRINWREELIKKLVSLQRIEPDGSGYWKNDEGRWWEADPVLVTSYCLLALDMALPQK from the coding sequence ATGAAAATCAGCATTGCCTGTCTGGCGCTTGCATCCGCGTCGATCGCGACTGCCGATGAGTCGCCCATCCTTCTCCGCACACTGCAGCCTGCGGCCGGCGTTTCCGAATCACTGGCTCGGGAAGCGATCTCGGCGCGGGACCGCGCGGTCCGTTGGCTGATTCGCCAGCAGGCCCCCGAGGGATACTGGTCAAACCCGGATTTCCCGGCACTGACTGCGCTTCCCGTCTGGGCGCTGGTGCGCCACGGCGCGAGGTCTGAACCCGCGGTAGAGCGCGGCGTCCAATACATCTTGTCCTGCGTCAATGAAAATGGCTCGATTTGCAAGACGCCCCGCGAGGAACGGCGGGGCGGCGGGTTGTGCAACTACAACACTGCAATCGCCATGGTTGCGCTGTATGAGGTCGGCCGGGAAGACCTGATACCGGTGGTACAGCGCGCGCGCCAATTCATCGCCGGGACCCAGCACTTTGGGGATGACATTTACTATGGTGGGATGGGATATGATGAAGCCACGGGGCGGCCCTACGCGGACCTATCGAACTCTTATATCGCCTACGAGGCCATGCGGCTGACCGAGCGGGTCGAAGAACTCCGTCGGCAAGGTGAGGCCCGAGCGGACCTGAACTGGGAGGCGGCTCGCCGATTCATCGAACGCGTGCAGAATCGCCCTGAGTCGAACGACCAGCCGTGGGCTAGCGACGACCCGGCCGAATACGGGGGGTTCGCTTACAAGCCGGATTCAAGCATGGCAGGTAGCTACACGAACGAAGCAGGACAGGTGCGCCTCCGGTCCTATGGCAGCATGACGTACGCCGGATTGTTGAGCTTCATTTACGCGCAGGTCGATAAATCCGACCCCCGCGTGCAAAGTGCCTTCGAATGGGCACTCAAGTATTGGAATCTCGATGAAAACCCGGGGATGGGCCAGCAGGGTCTTTACTATTACTATCAAACCCTGGCCAAGGCTCTTGCCATCATGAACCAGGATGTACTGCATCTTGCCGATTCACGCCGCATCAATTGGCGCGAAGAACTGATCAAGAAATTGGTCAGCTTGCAGCGGATCGAACCCGATGGATCCGGTTACTGGAAAAATGATGAAGGGCGCTGGTGGGAGGCTGACCCCGTACTAGTGACTTCGTATTGCTTGCTGGCGCTGGACATGGCGTTGCCGCAGAAATGA
- a CDS encoding LysM peptidoglycan-binding domain-containing protein, translating to MSFYFVAWFAMALIAGCGPGSIREQREERDPLLRRAQAKKNAGDIDGAIEAYLYAIEKRPRSARAHLELGWIYDHDRNDYLRAAYHYQRFLELRPDSKDRDLVEGLLEQARLSFATTLPEQPNGAVRRIRMLEAENAALRAEISRLTAAASPPPRVQTASSPTTAGPASAAIPAPPPPAPGPAVQPPASAPGSAQPATTYTVQPGDTLSRIAAKVYGDSKKWQIIYEANRASLPGGPQSIKVGQTLIIPRAAAR from the coding sequence GTGAGTTTTTATTTCGTCGCCTGGTTCGCCATGGCGTTGATCGCTGGTTGCGGGCCCGGGTCTATCCGCGAACAGCGCGAGGAGCGGGACCCCCTCTTGCGCCGCGCGCAGGCCAAAAAGAACGCTGGGGATATCGACGGTGCGATCGAGGCGTACCTTTACGCGATCGAGAAGAGGCCCCGTTCTGCACGCGCCCACCTCGAGCTCGGATGGATTTACGATCACGACCGCAACGATTACCTGCGCGCCGCCTACCATTATCAACGCTTTCTCGAGCTGCGCCCTGACTCCAAGGATCGGGACCTCGTCGAGGGCCTTTTAGAACAGGCCCGGCTTTCCTTCGCGACAACGTTGCCGGAACAGCCGAATGGCGCGGTAAGGCGGATCCGGATGCTCGAAGCGGAGAATGCCGCCCTGCGCGCGGAAATTTCCCGGCTCACCGCTGCGGCCTCTCCGCCGCCGCGCGTCCAAACCGCGTCATCCCCGACTACGGCAGGTCCGGCCTCTGCAGCTATCCCGGCGCCTCCGCCCCCGGCGCCAGGCCCGGCCGTTCAGCCGCCCGCATCAGCGCCCGGCTCGGCACAGCCCGCCACGACCTATACGGTCCAGCCCGGGGATACGCTCTCGCGAATCGCGGCAAAAGTTTACGGCGATTCCAAAAAATGGCAGATCATCTATGAAGCCAACCGTGCGTCGCTGCCCGGCGGTCCGCAAAGCATCAAGGTGGGGCAGACGCTGATCATTCCGAGGGCGGCCGCGCGGTAG
- a CDS encoding methylated-DNA--[protein]-cysteine S-methyltransferase, producing MADGRGESLLTIHTTWGPIRLVASQGRLARCVLPLQQRPRSKAPRVLASSWSSASPADRSVLRAGEKMIRAALRGKTVDAIPTLADDGLTPFAKACRAAMLAIPMGTTISYAELARRAGRPGAARAAGQICARNPLPLIVPCHRVCAADRSPGGFSAGLGWKMWLLKAERAI from the coding sequence ATGGCGGACGGCCGCGGGGAAAGCCTGTTGACGATCCACACGACCTGGGGACCGATCCGCTTGGTGGCGAGCCAGGGGCGATTGGCCCGCTGCGTGTTGCCGTTGCAGCAACGACCACGCTCTAAGGCGCCGCGCGTGCTGGCCTCAAGCTGGTCGTCAGCCTCGCCGGCAGACCGATCTGTCCTGCGTGCGGGTGAGAAAATGATCCGAGCCGCGCTGCGCGGAAAAACCGTCGATGCTATTCCTACCCTCGCTGATGACGGATTAACCCCGTTCGCAAAAGCCTGTCGGGCCGCGATGCTCGCCATCCCGATGGGGACAACCATCTCCTATGCCGAACTTGCACGCCGGGCCGGTCGTCCCGGGGCTGCGCGCGCGGCGGGCCAGATTTGCGCGCGCAATCCGTTGCCGCTGATTGTGCCGTGCCATCGTGTTTGCGCGGCAGATCGCTCGCCGGGCGGGTTTTCCGCAGGGCTGGGGTGGAAAATGTGGCTGCTGAAGGCAGAGCGGGCCATATGA
- the murG gene encoding undecaprenyldiphospho-muramoylpentapeptide beta-N-acetylglucosaminyltransferase, whose translation MNIAVACGGTGGHIFPGLATAQELVRRGHRVTLWLAGKSGESEAVAGWAGPVVRLRASGFDSRPGVGSIRAAWSLLRAAAAGRFVMAKDRPDVVLAMGSYASVGPVLAARSLGVPAVLHESNVVPGRAIRFLAPRAAAVAISFEASTFYLRRANLVLTGMPLRAELIEAARSLPPRSFNGDRATVLVMGGSGGAKRLNEMAPPALAAVAREIPSIRIIHITGRGRESEARSFYDRSGLNAEVLGFTTDMARIYSEADFAICRAGAATCAELSLFGLPALLVPYPHAVADHQTANAQAMVKLGAADMVADADLAPGWLQEYLLARLRDPAKREAMSRAARARAQHKATAALADLVERCAA comes from the coding sequence ATGAACATCGCCGTGGCGTGTGGGGGGACGGGAGGGCATATCTTCCCTGGGCTTGCGACGGCTCAGGAGCTCGTGCGCCGCGGGCACCGAGTCACGCTCTGGCTTGCAGGGAAATCGGGCGAATCGGAGGCGGTCGCGGGCTGGGCCGGACCTGTCGTGCGGCTTCGGGCCAGCGGTTTCGATTCCCGACCGGGCGTTGGGTCGATCCGCGCGGCGTGGTCTCTGCTCCGCGCGGCGGCGGCCGGTCGTTTTGTCATGGCGAAAGACCGGCCGGATGTTGTGCTCGCGATGGGCAGTTACGCCTCGGTCGGACCGGTACTAGCCGCAAGGTCCCTGGGCGTGCCGGCGGTTCTTCACGAATCGAACGTCGTGCCGGGTCGCGCGATCCGCTTCCTCGCCCCACGCGCTGCCGCGGTGGCGATCTCATTTGAGGCTTCCACCTTCTACCTCAGGCGGGCAAATCTTGTTCTGACGGGCATGCCGCTTCGCGCCGAACTGATCGAAGCCGCGCGGTCGCTGCCGCCGCGATCGTTCAACGGCGATCGCGCGACGGTACTGGTGATGGGGGGCAGCGGCGGGGCGAAGCGGCTGAACGAGATGGCGCCCCCCGCCTTGGCGGCCGTGGCGCGGGAGATCCCCTCAATCCGCATCATTCATATCACGGGGCGCGGCCGTGAGTCGGAAGCGCGCAGCTTCTACGACCGGTCCGGGTTGAACGCGGAGGTGCTCGGATTTACAACGGACATGGCCCGAATCTACTCCGAAGCCGACTTCGCGATTTGCCGCGCAGGGGCGGCTACCTGCGCGGAGCTTTCGCTTTTTGGATTGCCCGCCCTGCTGGTGCCTTATCCCCACGCCGTGGCTGACCATCAAACTGCCAACGCGCAGGCGATGGTCAAGTTGGGCGCCGCTGACATGGTGGCGGACGCTGACCTTGCGCCGGGCTGGCTGCAGGAATATCTGCTGGCACGTCTGCGCGATCCGGCCAAACGCGAAGCGATGAGTCGGGCCGCGCGCGCACGGGCGCAACACAAGGCTACAGCTGCGCTAGCCGATCTGGTGGAGCGATGTGCAGCGTAA
- the murC gene encoding UDP-N-acetylmuramate--L-alanine ligase: MADRSPPRWDRLAPAYERACRILAAVPGPVHLLGICGVGMAGLAVLLRGRGHVVSGCDASPSARIAGFLRKRGIEVLHGHDPEHISGNEQFLVRSPAVSESHSEWQAAAAAGRPCFDRGEVLAALVRSCKAVGVSGTHGKTTTTAMLVHILRQVQGSVSFAVGGEIDADGTVADHAPGAPLVFEADESDGTLVLYECEHAVITNVEMDHADFFEDEASLDACFGAFAARVRGETWFCRDDPGAVRAAERAGRPRSYGFEPGAELRAERVECRGLGSAAEIFAGGRRIGSMALRVPGRTNVLNALGAIGASMSLGIDPASAIRALSSFSAVRRRFEVMLDTARATIVSDYAHHPTEIRALVAQAQLGFAPRRLVAVFQPHRYTRTALLGSLFPDAFEGVERVILAPVYAASEPPMPGGSHIDLAEHFVARGRPVEIAESLLDAWDRIRHNWRDGDVLLVVGAGDVEKIAMWAAGEWKTT; encoded by the coding sequence ATGGCGGATCGCTCTCCACCCCGATGGGATCGGTTGGCGCCCGCCTACGAACGCGCGTGCCGAATTCTTGCGGCTGTGCCCGGCCCCGTCCACCTTCTCGGCATCTGCGGCGTCGGGATGGCGGGCCTGGCCGTATTGCTGCGGGGACGGGGGCACGTCGTCAGCGGCTGCGATGCAAGTCCCTCGGCGCGGATTGCGGGATTCCTGCGCAAACGAGGCATCGAAGTCCTTCATGGTCACGACCCGGAGCACATCTCTGGCAACGAACAGTTTCTCGTGCGAAGTCCGGCTGTCTCCGAGAGCCACTCGGAATGGCAGGCCGCGGCGGCTGCCGGCCGGCCGTGCTTCGACCGCGGCGAGGTTTTGGCGGCGCTGGTGCGATCCTGCAAGGCGGTCGGCGTATCCGGCACGCATGGCAAAACAACGACGACGGCGATGCTCGTGCACATCCTTCGGCAAGTGCAGGGCTCCGTAAGCTTTGCGGTCGGCGGCGAGATCGACGCCGACGGCACTGTTGCCGACCACGCTCCTGGCGCGCCACTGGTCTTCGAGGCGGATGAAAGCGATGGCACGCTCGTGCTGTACGAATGCGAGCACGCCGTGATCACAAACGTGGAAATGGATCACGCGGATTTTTTTGAAGACGAGGCTTCTCTCGACGCTTGCTTCGGAGCGTTCGCGGCGCGGGTTCGTGGCGAGACCTGGTTTTGTCGGGACGATCCGGGTGCCGTGCGCGCCGCCGAACGCGCCGGCCGGCCGAGAAGCTATGGTTTTGAGCCGGGCGCCGAACTCCGCGCTGAGCGCGTGGAATGCCGTGGTTTGGGGTCGGCGGCTGAGATTTTCGCCGGCGGCCGGCGCATCGGCTCGATGGCCCTGCGCGTCCCAGGGCGCACCAACGTGCTGAATGCGCTCGGCGCGATTGGCGCGTCGATGTCGTTGGGAATTGATCCGGCCTCCGCCATCCGGGCGCTGTCCTCATTTTCGGCCGTGCGGCGTCGCTTCGAGGTGATGCTGGACACTGCGAGGGCGACAATCGTTTCCGATTACGCGCATCACCCCACCGAAATCCGAGCGCTGGTCGCGCAGGCGCAGTTGGGGTTTGCTCCTCGCAGGCTCGTGGCTGTTTTCCAGCCGCACCGATACACGAGGACAGCCCTGCTGGGGTCGCTGTTTCCCGACGCATTCGAAGGTGTCGAACGCGTCATTCTGGCGCCGGTCTATGCAGCGAGCGAGCCGCCCATGCCGGGAGGTTCGCACATCGATCTGGCCGAGCATTTTGTGGCGCGGGGTCGACCTGTGGAAATTGCCGAATCACTGCTTGATGCATGGGACCGGATTCGACACAACTGGCGCGACGGAGATGTGCTCCTTGTGGTCGGCGCTGGCGATGTCGAGAAAATTGCCATGTGGGCCGCCGGCGAATGGAAAACGACATGA